From the uncultured Fibrobacter sp. genome, one window contains:
- the raiA gene encoding ribosome-associated translation inhibitor RaiA, with amino-acid sequence MDINFSARHFNASAGLQDRIQEEMDKLARFYPNITSASVILDHEVEHLRHCEISINITGSVVVASADEENMGKAVDVALERAKIQLKKANDKQNDHRAQPLSDLA; translated from the coding sequence ATGGATATCAATTTTTCTGCTCGTCATTTTAATGCATCTGCCGGTCTCCAGGATCGTATTCAGGAAGAAATGGATAAACTCGCTCGTTTTTACCCGAACATCACTAGCGCCTCCGTCATCCTAGACCACGAAGTGGAACATCTGCGTCATTGCGAAATTTCCATCAACATTACTGGTTCCGTGGTTGTGGCGTCTGCCGATGAAGAAAACATGGGCAAGGCAGTGGATGTGGCTCTTGAACGCGCCAAGATCCAGCTGAAGAAGGCCAACGACAAGCAGAACGACCACCGCGCACAGCCGCTTTCCGATTTGGCATAG
- the carB gene encoding carbamoyl-phosphate synthase large subunit: MKIEGIDKVLIIGSGPIVIGQACEFDYSGTQACKALREQGYKIVLVNSNPATIMTDPVMADATYIEPLNVARLTQIIEKERPQALLPNLGGQTGLNLACALNKAGVLDKYGVKVIGVNLDAIERGEDREVFKETMQKLGIETPRSGICHSVEEAEKIVAEIGYPVVVRPAYTMGGAGGGFCYNVEELRTICSNGLELSMTHQCLIEESILGWEELEVEVVRDSKNQMIAICFIENIDPVGVHTGDSFCAAPFLTIDKALEERLKRDAFKIVESIGVIGGTNVQFAHDPKTGRVVIIEINPRTSRSSALASKATGFPIALISAKLAAGLTLDQIPYWRDGSLEKYTPSGDYVVLKFARWAFEKFRGVDDCLGTQMKAVGEVMAIGKTYKETLQKAIRGLENGRSGLGFAKDFNKKSKEELLEMMKTASSERHFQMYEAIRKGATDEEIFAATYEKAYFVQQMRELVELEEEMLKTPGRLPADELLIKAKKDGFSDKYIAKILGIREKDVRKKRTELGVVEGWCAVPVSGVENQFYYYSTYNCKDESTATDNAKKIMILGGGPNRIGQGIEFDYCCCHAAMALREMGYETIMVNCNPETVSTDYDTSDKLYFEPVSLEDVLQIYHKEKPAGVIVQFGGQTPLNIARALSDEGVKILGTSIDSIDIAEDRDLFRKMMDQLGIPMPESGMATNIDEALACVKQIGGYPVMIRPSFVLGGRGMEVIYDENMLREYVAKAVGVTPDRPLLIDRFLHNALECEADALSDGEHVYIPSVMEHVELAGVHSGDSACIIPPVTITKENLATIKDYTRKIAEALHVCGLMNMQYAIEDGKVFVLEANPRASRTVPLVSKVCNTQMARLATRLMLGAKLEDLKLKDKKFNHHGAKEAVFPFDKFPKVDPVLGPEMRSTGEVLGLSDDYALAYYKSQEAAGSFLPNEGAVLISLSDKVNLSEQAIEIGKEFQKLGFKIYATEGTARFYEAAGVKCEVVNKIAEGRPNVLDIILNKQVNLIINTPWAKRDAIKDESAIRKAAIKYKVPYITTLAGAYNTVKGIAAARNGHGAVKSLQEYHASIEEI; this comes from the coding sequence ATGAAGATTGAAGGCATCGACAAAGTCCTTATCATTGGTTCCGGCCCGATCGTGATCGGTCAGGCTTGCGAATTCGACTATTCCGGCACCCAGGCTTGTAAGGCCCTGCGCGAACAGGGTTACAAGATCGTGCTCGTGAACTCCAACCCGGCTACCATCATGACCGACCCGGTCATGGCCGATGCCACTTACATCGAACCGCTGAACGTCGCCCGCTTGACCCAGATTATCGAGAAGGAACGCCCGCAGGCCCTCCTCCCGAACTTGGGCGGCCAGACCGGCTTGAACCTCGCTTGCGCCCTCAACAAGGCCGGCGTCTTGGACAAGTACGGCGTGAAGGTCATCGGTGTGAACCTCGACGCTATCGAACGCGGCGAAGACCGTGAAGTCTTCAAGGAAACCATGCAGAAGCTCGGTATCGAGACTCCGCGCTCCGGCATTTGCCACTCCGTGGAAGAAGCCGAAAAGATCGTGGCCGAAATCGGTTACCCGGTTGTCGTTCGCCCGGCATACACCATGGGTGGTGCAGGCGGCGGTTTCTGCTACAACGTGGAAGAACTCCGCACCATTTGCTCCAACGGTCTTGAACTCTCGATGACGCACCAGTGCCTCATCGAAGAATCCATCCTCGGTTGGGAAGAACTCGAAGTCGAAGTGGTCCGCGACTCCAAGAACCAGATGATCGCCATCTGCTTCATCGAAAACATTGACCCGGTGGGCGTGCATACCGGTGACTCCTTCTGCGCAGCCCCGTTCCTCACCATCGACAAGGCCCTCGAAGAACGCCTCAAGCGCGACGCCTTCAAGATTGTGGAATCCATCGGCGTGATCGGCGGTACGAACGTTCAGTTCGCTCACGACCCGAAGACGGGCCGCGTGGTGATCATCGAAATCAACCCGCGTACCTCTCGCTCCTCCGCTCTTGCTTCCAAGGCTACCGGCTTCCCGATTGCTCTCATTTCTGCAAAGCTCGCCGCAGGCCTCACCCTCGATCAGATTCCGTACTGGCGCGACGGCTCCCTCGAAAAGTACACCCCGAGCGGTGACTACGTGGTGCTCAAGTTCGCTCGCTGGGCATTCGAAAAGTTCCGCGGCGTCGATGACTGCCTCGGCACCCAGATGAAGGCCGTGGGCGAAGTCATGGCTATCGGCAAGACCTACAAGGAAACCCTCCAGAAGGCTATCCGCGGTCTCGAAAACGGTCGCTCCGGCCTCGGCTTTGCGAAGGACTTCAACAAGAAGAGCAAGGAAGAACTCCTTGAAATGATGAAGACCGCTTCTTCTGAACGCCACTTCCAGATGTACGAAGCCATCCGTAAGGGTGCTACCGACGAAGAAATCTTCGCCGCCACCTACGAAAAGGCCTACTTCGTGCAGCAGATGCGCGAACTCGTGGAACTCGAAGAAGAAATGCTCAAGACTCCGGGTCGCCTGCCTGCTGACGAACTCCTCATCAAGGCCAAGAAGGACGGCTTCAGCGACAAGTACATCGCCAAGATCCTCGGCATCCGCGAAAAGGACGTGCGCAAGAAGCGCACCGAACTCGGCGTGGTCGAAGGCTGGTGTGCCGTGCCGGTGAGCGGTGTGGAAAACCAGTTCTACTACTACAGCACCTACAACTGCAAGGACGAATCGACCGCTACAGACAACGCCAAGAAGATCATGATCCTCGGCGGTGGCCCGAACAGAATCGGTCAGGGTATCGAATTTGACTACTGCTGCTGCCACGCTGCAATGGCTCTCCGCGAAATGGGTTACGAAACCATCATGGTGAACTGCAACCCCGAAACGGTTTCTACCGACTACGATACTTCCGACAAGCTGTACTTCGAACCGGTCAGCCTCGAAGACGTTCTCCAGATTTACCACAAGGAAAAGCCGGCTGGCGTCATCGTGCAGTTCGGTGGCCAGACTCCGCTGAACATCGCCCGCGCCCTCTCCGACGAAGGCGTGAAGATTCTCGGTACGAGCATCGACTCCATCGATATCGCCGAAGACCGTGACTTGTTCCGCAAGATGATGGACCAGCTCGGCATTCCGATGCCGGAAAGCGGCATGGCCACGAACATCGACGAAGCCCTCGCTTGCGTCAAGCAGATCGGTGGCTACCCGGTGATGATCCGCCCGAGCTTCGTGCTTGGCGGCCGCGGCATGGAAGTCATCTACGACGAAAACATGCTCCGCGAATACGTGGCGAAGGCTGTGGGCGTGACCCCGGACCGTCCGCTCCTCATCGACCGCTTCCTCCACAACGCTTTGGAATGCGAAGCCGACGCCCTCTCCGACGGCGAACACGTTTACATCCCGTCCGTGATGGAACACGTGGAACTTGCCGGTGTCCACTCCGGTGACTCCGCCTGCATTATCCCGCCGGTGACCATCACTAAGGAAAACCTCGCCACCATCAAGGATTACACGCGCAAGATCGCTGAAGCCCTCCACGTGTGCGGCCTCATGAACATGCAGTACGCTATCGAAGACGGCAAGGTGTTCGTGCTCGAAGCGAACCCGCGCGCATCCCGCACGGTGCCTCTGGTCTCCAAGGTTTGTAACACGCAGATGGCCCGCCTCGCGACCCGCCTGATGCTCGGTGCCAAGCTCGAAGACCTCAAGCTCAAGGACAAGAAGTTCAACCACCACGGCGCCAAGGAAGCTGTGTTCCCGTTCGACAAGTTCCCGAAGGTGGACCCGGTTCTCGGCCCCGAAATGCGCTCCACCGGCGAAGTGCTCGGCCTCTCCGACGACTATGCCCTGGCCTACTACAAGAGCCAGGAAGCCGCAGGTTCCTTCCTCCCGAACGAAGGTGCCGTGCTGATTAGCCTCTCCGATAAGGTTAACTTGTCTGAACAGGCCATCGAAATCGGCAAGGAATTCCAGAAGCTCGGCTTCAAGATTTACGCTACCGAAGGTACCGCCAGGTTCTACGAAGCCGCCGGTGTCAAGTGCGAAGTGGTGAACAAGATTGCTGAAGGTCGCCCGAACGTTCTCGATATCATCCTGAACAAGCAGGTGAACCTCATCATCAACACGCCGTGGGCAAAGCGCGACGCCATCAAGGACGAAAGCGCTATCCGCAAGGCCGCCATCAAGTACAAGGTTCCTTACATCACGACCCTCGCCGGTGCCTACAACACCGTGAAGGGCATCGCCGCCGCCCGCAACGGCCATGGTGCTGTGAAGAGCTTGCAGGAGTACCATGCAAGCATCGAAGAGATCTAA
- a CDS encoding MlaD family protein, whose product MNNVVYKIRQNIIPFCIAVVLLTGICGAWFFYHPSSPYHERMVFVVSFDKIGTLKPGNRVAVRGIGCGQVLSVKLTDDAVYVTAEVLASTKIPKNSQFRLITAGLMGERELNVLSGDGKEYIADGDTVKGMYEEGAAGITRSLREILAGIREIRQELEATDSTVIRPMDEQVMRVGRKATRLVSTVTVRIKRWKSELDTLLSDCSTLLANVDSELDVVVERGGEAAERAKEILPRVKDLIEKTKSLQTYADTLVKKMGADDNSIGLILAEKGRLSEELDRTAADIDALIEDLKKQGLKLNVDIF is encoded by the coding sequence ATGAATAACGTTGTTTACAAGATAAGGCAAAATATCATCCCGTTCTGTATCGCGGTGGTGCTGCTTACAGGCATTTGCGGCGCATGGTTTTTCTATCATCCGTCCAGCCCGTATCACGAGCGCATGGTGTTTGTCGTGAGCTTCGACAAGATTGGTACGCTCAAACCGGGTAACCGGGTTGCGGTCCGTGGTATTGGTTGCGGGCAGGTACTCAGCGTGAAATTGACCGACGATGCGGTTTACGTGACGGCAGAGGTGCTTGCCAGCACGAAGATTCCCAAGAACTCGCAGTTCAGGCTCATTACCGCAGGGCTCATGGGCGAACGCGAACTCAACGTGCTTTCGGGTGATGGCAAGGAATACATTGCTGACGGCGATACCGTGAAGGGCATGTACGAAGAAGGTGCCGCAGGCATTACCCGGAGCCTTCGCGAGATTCTTGCAGGTATCCGCGAAATTCGACAGGAACTCGAAGCGACGGACAGTACCGTGATTCGCCCGATGGACGAGCAGGTGATGCGCGTGGGGCGGAAGGCGACACGGCTTGTGTCTACCGTGACGGTCCGCATCAAGAGGTGGAAATCTGAACTGGATACGCTTCTGAGCGATTGCAGTACGCTCCTGGCCAATGTGGATTCCGAACTGGATGTCGTGGTGGAAAGGGGTGGAGAGGCCGCCGAGAGGGCAAAAGAGATCCTTCCTCGGGTCAAGGACCTCATCGAGAAGACGAAGTCTCTCCAGACTTATGCAGACACCCTTGTGAAGAAGATGGGAGCCGATGACAACTCAATTGGGCTGATTTTGGCCGAAAAAGGCCGGTTATCGGAGGAACTGGACCGGACCGCGGCAGATATCGATGCCTTAATCGAGGACCTGAAAAAGCAGGGCTTGAAATTGAATGTGGATATTTTTTAA
- a CDS encoding TraR/DksA C4-type zinc finger protein, whose protein sequence is MAEKKPARMSDADLKFFEEMLLEKRRQLVTAQSESEKANVFQGQKAQAGDGADSDSADSATDYNSLETNFSLAAREGKYLVYLEEALTRIRKGTFGVCKVCQELIPKARLIAVPTATKCVNCKEETKKKEQENNRIEMAKLFAEEQRKEMMRKNAGR, encoded by the coding sequence ATGGCCGAAAAGAAACCCGCAAGAATGAGCGATGCCGATCTCAAGTTTTTTGAGGAGATGCTGTTGGAAAAGCGCCGCCAGTTGGTGACTGCCCAGAGCGAGTCCGAAAAGGCCAACGTGTTCCAGGGGCAAAAAGCCCAAGCCGGTGACGGCGCCGATTCTGACAGTGCCGATTCCGCCACGGATTACAATTCCCTCGAAACGAACTTCTCGCTTGCTGCCCGCGAAGGCAAATACCTCGTGTACCTCGAAGAGGCGCTCACGCGCATCCGTAAGGGCACCTTCGGCGTGTGCAAGGTTTGCCAGGAACTCATCCCGAAGGCCCGCCTTATCGCCGTCCCGACGGCAACCAAGTGCGTGAACTGCAAGGAAGAGACCAAGAAGAAGGAACAGGAAAACAACCGCATCGAGATGGCGAAGCTCTTTGCCGAAGAGCAGCGCAAAGAAATGATGCGCAAGAACGCTGGCCGCTAG
- the hprK gene encoding HPr(Ser) kinase/phosphatase, with protein MADNKLKDLKILHREKLSVRDFFCHYGKDLQMVQCSPEEDLDSFIAESGIHRPGLAMAGYTAVYSSQQIQVVGHTEWNYLESIGPEARKKIFDNLSVFHAPMWVVTHDQTPHKELREMCLKLHIPLFFTTLHTYEFNKLSQRILEEYFAPHAIIHGSLVDVYGIGMLYVGDSNVGKSECVLDLVESGHRMVADDVVHISHVGNCIVGRPDPLIRHHMEIRGVGILDIRSMFGIHAIRKVKKIEVIVELQPWRQDVSYDRTGLNEQQESIMGVSIPKVIIPVAPGKNLTVISEVIAMNALMKMNGQNVAQEFNETLMQKIKAKAKGEYSDDLLQVDPQHWSPYE; from the coding sequence GTGGCGGACAATAAACTGAAAGATCTCAAGATCCTGCACCGGGAGAAGCTCTCGGTGCGGGACTTTTTTTGCCATTACGGCAAGGACCTGCAGATGGTGCAGTGTTCTCCAGAAGAGGACCTGGACTCCTTCATTGCCGAGAGTGGTATTCACCGCCCGGGGCTTGCCATGGCAGGCTATACGGCAGTGTACAGTTCGCAGCAGATTCAGGTGGTGGGCCATACAGAATGGAACTATCTGGAATCGATTGGCCCCGAGGCCCGCAAAAAGATTTTTGACAATCTTTCGGTCTTTCACGCCCCGATGTGGGTGGTGACGCACGACCAGACCCCGCACAAGGAGCTCCGCGAGATGTGCCTCAAGTTGCACATACCGCTGTTTTTCACGACGCTCCACACTTACGAATTTAACAAGCTCTCCCAGCGCATCCTGGAAGAATACTTTGCCCCGCACGCCATTATCCACGGGAGCTTGGTCGACGTTTACGGCATAGGTATGCTCTACGTGGGCGACAGCAACGTGGGCAAGTCCGAATGCGTCTTGGACCTTGTCGAAAGCGGCCACCGCATGGTCGCCGACGATGTCGTGCATATCAGCCATGTAGGTAACTGCATCGTGGGCCGCCCCGACCCGCTGATCCGGCACCACATGGAAATTCGCGGCGTGGGAATTCTGGACATCCGCTCGATGTTCGGTATCCATGCTATCCGCAAGGTGAAAAAGATTGAGGTCATCGTGGAACTCCAGCCGTGGCGGCAAGACGTGAGCTACGACCGCACGGGCCTGAACGAACAGCAGGAATCGATCATGGGCGTCTCTATCCCGAAGGTTATCATTCCTGTGGCGCCGGGCAAGAACTTGACCGTGATATCCGAAGTTATCGCGATGAATGCTTTGATGAAGATGAACGGCCAGAACGTGGCCCAAGAATTCAACGAGACCCTGATGCAGAAAATCAAGGCGAAGGCGAAGGGTGAATACTCCGACGACCTCTTGCAAGTTGATCCGCAGCATTGGTCTCCGTACGAATAA
- the rpoN gene encoding RNA polymerase factor sigma-54: MDVTMQLGQSQRLEQTLSPQLLQSVTILQKNSLELETAIKEEVEANPLLELDDGGDDISYEDYAAEAENRDSHGDDEANSGESIDPREYERGDLDDSAAVDRGMLDGATNAELDWGSYLNDGYSDTDAPFKDLNAGPADPDDEWDRPVKDVDLSLQDKLKNQLREWNGTHELQQQLREAGCDDAHFRSLVEYLINSLDENGFVQGLKAGAAIARAMASDAFVVEIESVLSHEKELDEASLPVREAFHVLQSFQPRGIGARDLRECFLIQAYAIPDFPELAIRILETHFDDLNALRYAKIAKDLGVSTDSIQQAVGNLARLTPHPGLQISNAPSMSISPDMRVYEKRGHFEVEVFKSRSQKSLRINKMYLEMLQNKSLPKADRDFIADKLRRAKEFMTAVDNRHSTMELVMRAIVKRQKDFFEKGPAALKPMILQEIADDVGRDVSTVNRVTNGKYVETPFGVRELKDFFTSGVKQGESSDAAVVGSAQILDTIKALVAAEDKKKPLSDQAIADKLLEQGIKVARRTVAKYREEELKILPARLRKMV, from the coding sequence ATGGACGTTACGATGCAGCTTGGACAAAGCCAACGGCTGGAGCAGACGCTCTCGCCGCAGTTGCTGCAGTCCGTGACCATCCTGCAGAAGAACTCGCTGGAACTTGAGACCGCCATCAAGGAGGAGGTCGAGGCGAATCCACTTCTGGAATTGGACGACGGCGGCGACGACATTTCGTACGAGGACTATGCCGCCGAGGCAGAGAACAGGGATTCCCATGGCGACGATGAGGCCAACTCGGGCGAGTCCATTGACCCGCGTGAATACGAACGCGGCGACCTGGACGACAGCGCTGCGGTGGACCGCGGTATGCTTGACGGTGCGACGAATGCCGAACTGGATTGGGGTTCCTACCTGAACGACGGCTACTCCGACACCGACGCTCCTTTCAAAGATTTGAACGCCGGGCCAGCAGATCCGGACGACGAGTGGGACCGCCCTGTGAAGGACGTGGACCTGAGCCTGCAAGACAAGCTCAAGAACCAGCTGCGCGAATGGAACGGGACGCACGAGTTGCAGCAGCAGTTACGCGAGGCCGGTTGCGACGATGCGCATTTCCGTAGCTTGGTGGAGTACCTTATCAATTCATTGGATGAGAACGGCTTTGTTCAGGGGCTCAAGGCGGGCGCGGCCATTGCGAGAGCAATGGCGAGCGATGCCTTCGTCGTCGAGATTGAGTCGGTGTTGTCCCACGAAAAAGAACTGGACGAGGCATCGCTCCCTGTCCGCGAGGCTTTCCACGTCTTGCAGTCGTTCCAGCCTCGCGGCATTGGCGCCCGCGATTTGCGAGAATGTTTCCTCATTCAGGCTTATGCTATCCCGGATTTCCCCGAACTTGCTATCCGCATTCTCGAGACGCATTTCGACGACCTGAACGCGCTGCGCTATGCAAAGATTGCCAAGGATCTGGGCGTGTCGACCGACTCCATCCAGCAGGCTGTAGGCAACCTTGCCCGACTGACCCCGCACCCCGGTCTCCAGATTTCTAACGCCCCTTCCATGTCGATTTCGCCGGACATGCGCGTGTACGAGAAACGCGGCCATTTCGAGGTCGAGGTCTTCAAGTCCAGGAGCCAGAAGTCCCTGCGCATAAACAAGATGTACCTTGAAATGTTGCAGAACAAGAGCTTGCCCAAGGCTGACCGCGATTTTATTGCGGACAAGCTCCGCCGTGCGAAGGAGTTCATGACGGCTGTAGACAACCGCCATTCTACCATGGAACTGGTCATGCGTGCCATCGTCAAGCGCCAGAAGGATTTCTTCGAGAAGGGCCCGGCCGCGCTCAAACCCATGATTTTGCAAGAAATCGCCGACGACGTGGGCCGCGACGTGAGCACCGTGAACCGCGTGACAAACGGCAAGTACGTGGAAACGCCATTCGGTGTGCGCGAACTGAAGGATTTCTTCACTTCTGGCGTCAAGCAAGGGGAATCCTCCGATGCCGCCGTGGTCGGTTCGGCCCAGATTTTGGACACCATCAAGGCGCTCGTGGCCGCCGAAGACAAGAAAAAGCCCCTCTCGGACCAGGCCATTGCCGATAAACTTTTGGAGCAGGGGATCAAGGTCGCCCGCCGCACGGTGGCCAAATACAGGGAGGAAGAGCTCAAAATTTTGCCCGCCCGATTGCGGAAAATGGTCTAA
- the lptB gene encoding LPS export ABC transporter ATP-binding protein, with protein MKNLVSTIRTDKLRKIYGGRQVVSDVSISVSQGEIVGLLGPNGAGKTTTFYMIVGMVRPDAGHIFLDDVEMTDKPMYKRARLGLGYLPQEASIFRKLSVENNIMAILETQDMKRRERKRRLEELLEEFKITHIRKTKSMSCSGGERRRLEIARALASDPSFLLLDEPFAGIDPIAVADIQSIISGLKDKGMGILITDHNVRETLSITDRAYIMYKSQVLTEGSSEHLANDAEARRIYLGDSFRLD; from the coding sequence ATGAAGAACCTAGTGAGTACCATACGCACCGACAAACTGCGCAAGATTTACGGCGGACGCCAGGTGGTGAGCGACGTGTCTATCAGCGTGTCGCAGGGTGAAATTGTCGGGTTGCTCGGGCCGAATGGTGCCGGGAAGACGACTACGTTCTACATGATTGTGGGTATGGTCCGCCCCGATGCTGGCCACATCTTTTTGGACGACGTGGAAATGACGGACAAGCCCATGTACAAGCGCGCTCGCCTCGGGCTCGGCTACTTGCCGCAGGAAGCTTCCATTTTCCGCAAGCTCTCTGTGGAAAACAATATCATGGCTATCCTCGAGACGCAAGACATGAAGCGTCGCGAACGCAAGCGCCGTTTGGAAGAACTCCTTGAGGAATTTAAGATTACGCATATCCGCAAGACAAAGTCGATGAGCTGCTCGGGTGGTGAACGCCGCCGCCTGGAGATTGCGCGCGCCTTGGCAAGCGATCCCTCGTTCCTTTTGCTCGACGAACCGTTCGCAGGCATCGACCCCATCGCCGTGGCCGACATCCAGTCCATTATCTCTGGGCTCAAGGACAAGGGCATGGGCATTTTGATTACCGACCATAACGTGCGCGAGACGCTCTCGATTACGGACCGCGCCTACATTATGTACAAGAGCCAGGTGCTGACGGAAGGTTCGTCGGAACATCTCGCAAACGACGCCGAAGCAAGGCGCATTTACCTGGGCGACAGTTTCCGCCTGGACTAG
- the lptC gene encoding LPS export ABC transporter periplasmic protein LptC, with product MHKFKKEGAGNGGFLVAVFLLWALAFFAGCEEIEEEKPWIQVDRPQMLFTDTTLLDSYNGNVLSWKLKTAYLERWADKEIVFVRPIFVDIYDSLGERAAFMRADSGRFDMKFTYVNAYGHVYALTPKGASVRADSLIWNKADNLVRTESYVRVVSEDGDVLQGKGFESDARMDNWKILANVTAIFQDAANRLKEEDQKEAKEHALDSLKADSVQKANASNATNAPQNPAPAPQAGQPAPAPANPGAAAPAGQQAPAQASSATSTSPAPPASSAALDTSTGPREMNPEADAELLKQSRRSLMHHMRPKPAKDSAAPAPGPAPAPAPAKKDSSGSAKK from the coding sequence TTGCATAAGTTTAAAAAGGAAGGCGCCGGGAATGGCGGCTTCCTTGTCGCCGTGTTTTTGCTTTGGGCCCTTGCGTTTTTTGCGGGTTGCGAAGAAATCGAAGAAGAAAAGCCGTGGATCCAGGTGGACCGCCCGCAGATGCTCTTCACCGATACCACCTTGCTCGACAGTTACAACGGCAATGTGCTTTCGTGGAAATTAAAGACGGCCTACCTGGAACGCTGGGCCGACAAGGAGATTGTGTTTGTCCGCCCGATTTTCGTGGACATCTATGACTCTTTGGGAGAACGAGCCGCATTCATGCGCGCTGATTCTGGCCGGTTCGACATGAAGTTTACCTACGTGAACGCCTATGGCCACGTGTACGCCCTGACCCCGAAGGGAGCTTCGGTCCGTGCGGATTCGCTTATTTGGAATAAGGCAGATAACCTTGTGCGCACGGAGAGCTACGTGCGCGTGGTTTCCGAAGACGGCGACGTGTTGCAGGGCAAGGGTTTCGAAAGTGATGCGAGGATGGACAACTGGAAAATCCTTGCGAACGTGACGGCCATTTTCCAGGATGCGGCAAACCGCCTGAAAGAAGAAGACCAGAAAGAGGCCAAGGAACATGCGTTGGATTCCCTGAAGGCCGATTCCGTGCAGAAGGCCAATGCGTCGAATGCAACGAATGCACCGCAAAATCCGGCGCCGGCTCCCCAGGCGGGGCAGCCCGCGCCTGCACCTGCGAACCCAGGCGCCGCGGCTCCTGCTGGCCAGCAGGCTCCGGCACAGGCATCTTCTGCGACTTCGACATCTCCGGCTCCTCCGGCCTCCTCCGCCGCGCTTGACACCTCTACCGGCCCGCGCGAGATGAACCCGGAGGCCGATGCGGAATTGCTCAAACAGTCCCGCAGATCTCTCATGCACCACATGCGCCCGAAACCGGCAAAGGATTCTGCTGCACCTGCTCCTGGTCCCGCTCCGGCACCTGCGCCTGCGAAAAAAGATTCTTCCGGGAGCGCCAAGAAATGA
- a CDS encoding HU family DNA-binding protein, giving the protein MNKQDLIEAILANKDAGLESKAAAGRAVDAVLDGIAAGIKKDGNVQLIGFGTFSVKVRAARTGRNPQTGATIKIKASKTVGFKAGTALKADAAKSKAKK; this is encoded by the coding sequence ATGAACAAACAAGATCTCATTGAAGCCATCCTCGCCAACAAGGACGCTGGTTTAGAATCCAAGGCTGCTGCTGGCCGCGCTGTCGACGCTGTGCTCGACGGTATCGCCGCTGGCATCAAGAAGGACGGCAACGTCCAGCTGATCGGCTTCGGCACCTTCTCTGTCAAGGTTCGCGCTGCCCGTACCGGCCGCAACCCGCAGACTGGCGCTACCATCAAGATCAAGGCTTCCAAGACCGTCGGCTTCAAGGCCGGTACTGCTCTCAAGGCCGACGCTGCCAAGAGCAAGGCTAAGAAGTAA